The Gambusia affinis linkage group LG11, SWU_Gaff_1.0, whole genome shotgun sequence genome contains a region encoding:
- the zgc:162707 gene encoding UPF0524 protein C3orf70 homolog B encodes MAASGAHKCPKSEKLDEAQALAKSCAGRPDFLPCDGLSICATHSHGKCFKLHWCCHLGWCHCKYVYQPMTNVCQLPSTAVPPVGSECSDTMDLSVSLAERFLKLAPSFQSPPHLESPKYCVIADLFVDDYIVKRINGKMCYVQRPLPPLPEPPRPPSPQPPAPATPQMPPNPSPPEQPVSPKRQAPAPPVPQPYSEQKHLSTVEKLKGPKMDHCSSPSSSEDSGINALGLHYLESCEDGSEDEEDELSTDGNSSPGSLWEQDDCSLLSPSKSMIEIIEKIETTV; translated from the exons ATGGCCGCCTCGGGAGCTCATAAGTGTCCGAAGAGTGAGAAGTTGGACGAGGCGCAGGCTTTGGCCAAGAGCTGCGCGGGGAGACCAGACTTCCTGCCGTGTGATGGACTCTCCATCTGCGCGACGCACAGCCACGGGAAGTGCTTCAAGCTGCACTGGTGCTGCCACTTGGGCTGGTGTCACT GTAAGTACGTGTACCAGCCCATGACCAATGTGTGCCAGCTGCCCAGCACAGCTGTGCCGCCGGTCGGATCAGAGTGCAGCGACACCATGGACCTCTCCGTCTCGCTGGCTGAGCGCTTCCTGAAGCTGGCACCCAGCTTCCAGTCCCCGCCTCACCTGGAGTCTCCCAAGTACTGTGTCATCGCGGATCTGTTTGTGGACGACTACATTGTCAAAAGGATCAATGGGAAGATGTGCTACGTGCAGCGGCCCCTGCCTCCCTTACCGGAACCGCCTCGACCTCCCTCCCCTCAGCCGCCCGCTCCAGCTACACCTCAAATGCCTCCTAATCCCAGTCCGCCAGAGCAGCCGGTGAGCCCGAAGCGGCAGGCTCCTGCCCCGCCGGTCCCTCAGCCGTACAGCGAACAGAAACACCTCTCCACTGTCGAGAAACTAAAAGGCCCCAAAATGGACCACTGCTCGTCCCCGTCCAGCTCAGAGGACTCCGGTATCAACGCACTGGGCCTCCACTACCTGGAGTCTTGCGAGGATGGaagtgaggatgaggaggacgaGTTGAGCACAGATGGAAACTCAAGCCCCGGTAGCCTCTGGGAGCAGGACGACTGTTCTCTTCTCTCCCCCTCCAAATCAATGATAGAGATCATCGAAAAGATTGAAACAACTGTCTAA